A stretch of DNA from Hydra vulgaris chromosome 03, alternate assembly HydraT2T_AEP:
tcttttttattgtttttcttttcttcttcatcgaatttttttaccttctttatgtcttttaaaaaacttaacaaagtTAGAAAATTGGTCATGGCACAATGATTCATTAACTTGAAAAGAAGCTttttcatttacaaataaaaatgagtcTTCAACCTGATCCCAAGTTACTATCTCGTTTCATCCAACTGAAAGCTTTGAACTCTTGGTATTGGAAGAGCCATTTATTGAGGTACAAAATTAAGCCTTCATAGACATTAGAAAATTCAACAAATAGAGCACTACATTTATCTCCATAtccattatttttcattttcttgaaaatacttataacatttaaaggtacaaagttattactttttctgTCAGTTAAAATTTCAAGAACTTCCTCTAGGATGTAGATACTTTCAGCtaaactattcttttttttttctagataaaCAATTCTCTCATGAAATACATACATTAGactatgaacaaaaaaaagtctagCTTCATTAAAATCATCATCAAagaaatttctaataataacaGGTACAGATTCCTGAGATTGAAAATAGGACTTCAGTGCTAGGTGCATTTGTAAGACTCTATTTACATAAGGAAACAAAGACAACCACCTTGTTTTTGAGTATAACAATTGCCTGTATTCTACATCTACGAAATTACAAAGGCACTTCAGCTCTTCAGTTCTTATTGTATATATTGAGAAgtaattgaatattttcaagATAATTGACTCTACATCAATGGAAAGTCCTCTGTCCAAACCGTTTTGAATACAATTGTGCAAAACATTAACAGGACATCCAGATCCTAACATCTTAGGGTTATGGACATTTTTAAGAAGGCTTAACAGATTATTGCCCTGACGCCTGTTGATACCTCCAAAGTTAGTGTTGGTGTTATCCCCAGCAAAGACAATCCATTTGTTTTGTatgtttgagttttttaaagtgTCAATAATGTAGCCTGAGATAGTTTCAGCTGTCTCATCAGGAGTGGCTTTAATTTCAATGACCTTAGTTGTGACACCTTCTTTGTTTGGATCAAAGTACTGGATTAAAATAGGAAATATTTTGGTAGAACCATATTACTGCCATCGGTTGCTAATCCAAAACAGGCAATGTTTTTCAGATTCTATATAGTTATGTCAATTGGGGAGACAACACTGACGTAATTATTGCCTCTGATTTTGTTCTGGCACAAGTGACTTCTTTAGCAATTTTTGAATCCGCATATACAGTTTTGTGCAGCTTACTGACACAATCCATTGAATTAAAAGACTGGTGATGACTTACTGTATGAAATGCTAATGCACCTTCTGCAGCATGAGCTTTTTCTTGAAGAAGATTGTCTTGTTTAGGCTGTAAAAATGACTTAATTGGCCTTGTAGATGCAActgattttaaacattttttgtgttttgttgtGTTTAAGTGATATTCCAAATCCAGAGcacctaaaacaaaacaatatttaaaaaaaaacccacaTGATTTGTAAAGATGTAAAACATTTAGGCTACGgtaaaaaaagactaaaatacaaactaatagttacaataaactataaataataattcaaaagcTGAAAAGATCTACAATAATTATTGTAAGATGCATTTGATAAATAAGatcaaattaagaaaatttagaTAAGATGAATTATTTCTTACCTTTGTGAGAAACAGAAATATATGTTCCAGAAGGACAAATTTTGCATTCGGCTTCACAATCAATTCTTCCTTTCTTAAAACTAGAAAACTCTTCTTGAAGGACATCATTAAAAATGCAgctatactttttcttttttaggtttTGGTTTAGATttgacattaaaattaaataattaagcGATGTTTGACATATGTTATCTTCGTGTTTACGAGTTTGGAGGCGCGcgcattttataataatatgtaaaagagaaaaaagagTACTTGTTGTTTGAGCATTTTCAATATATCCGTAAAACAGaacgttttattttagttcGCCTTTTTATACtaacattttttgcatttaaggGGGCTCACCCccctcaaaaatattttgacaactTCCAAGCTCATAAGATTTTTAGGGTATTCATTGGAAAGGATATTAtaatagtgtttaaaaaaatatattttcatttttaaaaaatgtcaactgTTGCCATGGTTACAAATTCAAAATGGCAAAAGTCATAAATTCTTGAAATTTGGAAAGCTAATTCCCTTGGGTTGGTACACTATTTTTCAATGAAACTttctaacattatttatttacattagatGCATgcaataaaccaaaaaaaagtgaaatattatTTCGGGAAGAAtgactttttgaatttttaaaaaattaacaatatttttctatatttttaacataaaattgaaCTTTATACAAGTTAATCAtagacaatataaaatatttaaatcaaactttTGGTTTATTGCATGAAACAATCTATTATGTGTGTTGTGTGAAAATATCAGCTCAAAAGCTATAATAGAACCAAAGTTACCACATTTCTAAATTCTATTAAATTCGGAAAAAATGCAATCTGAGAAAATAAGCAAaacgtaaaacattttgtaaaaagagTTATagtaagaaattatattttaaagcttttcaaTTCTAAGCataataaaatcaattgaaaaGGTGTTTTGATAATGGAAATTTATACAACATCTACATTatctataattttatataaaaagactATATCacatgaaaaacattttttatcaaaaaaacgatatataactaaaaataaaaaaacagcatatccagaataaaaaaactaaataaaataaaaaaaaacatctttaaaattaactttaaaataatccTGCTTTATAGGTTTTTCCTtccatttgcttttttttatcatcctttttgtttttttttgtcctcTAATTTGACGACGACGGagaacatttttaactttattatgttttgttgaaTTTGTAATCCTTTTGGTATTGATTTTATCACACCCAAGATTGGTATAAAACCCTGGAACAATATTTAGTCTTTCATACAAATTAATAACAGCTTTAGCTCaaatgttaaagttaaaatgaaaCAGTAAGTTGAAATGCAACTTACTGTTCCATTTAGCGATGAAAATCCTAGTCTTTGTCAGGTGCCATCACATGACACAGgtatatcataaaaattattctgtGGTTGATTTTTGGATAACTCTTTTAGCTCTTGAGCTGCATCATCCATAGTTTGAATGGCAATAaacttaacacttttttttaacttaaaaacaatcTTGTTATAGTTATTTGATGTAAATCGTGGTGGAAAATTCATAAGTGCATTAAAGCGATTAATACCAGCAAAGCCTTGATCACTTCTACGCATTAAGTATACTATTCTGTAGTTTATATCAAACCCTCGTGACATAAATGGCAGATTTGATGTCCAAAATGAATGCTCCCATTGGCAAAAACATTTTACAGTCATTTTACTTGCTTATCCATGTTTTAAACTTTCACTTAGCTTTAAACATgaactttatttacattgaggACAACCAAGAACTGAAATTaagtttgataaattaaacatatCCAAAATTCTATTTCCAGTAATACCATCATTTAAAGGCTGAGAAATAGCATGGCTTGACAGCCTAGTAAACGATCTTGTCTTTGGTAATGATGCTGAAGTACTTGgaatataatttaatagttcagATTGCATGGACACGAATTGTTTTTTGCTTGTGTATTGATTtcctttaaattttcttttcttttttaaaaattaatacttcACAGACTCAGATTAATCATATAAGattaacttttaagaaaaagGTGTTGTAGATAAGtggaaaagagaaaataaaattgttgctaTGGACGTTGCTAAGAAGGTTATTTTTGACTATGatcaaataatcaataaatagacatacttatgtgtttttttttgaaaattttaattcagaatCAGATTCCTCGTTAATTTTTACACTTGAAACatgaaaaaccaaaaatttcaaaaaaaactaattttttgctattttgacAGGGGTGAGCCCccttaataatttaatttaataaaacatgttgcacttaataatttttctatatattctCGAAAATTTCTATGTATACTCGAAATTTAGGAATttgaaaggtttttttgatagaaactttcaaaaagagaagatttaccttttttttctgaaatcctCCGGAGACTTCTTTTTGGCCTCAAAATCCGGAGATATGgtaaccctatatatatatatatatatatatatatatatatatatatatatatatatatatatatatatatatatatatatatatatatatatatatatatatatatatatatatatatatatatatatatatatatatacatataatatttctCATAGCAATGCAAATTCTTTTTAGCAACAGCATGTTTCTAAATACATGCAATATAAAGTAACTGCATGTAAGTAAACAGTATTTTACATGTGctaaaagttattataagttaaagttattataagactcgttttaactttattacatttttatatccctaattttataacataattgattaaaatacaccagaacaaagttattaaaaaactaagcTCTTAAAAAGCTAAACGAGTTAAAATACacttttacagaaaaattaaatttaagcaaCGAGCAAAAAATTGTCAAGTATaaagaaagtaataataataataaagaaaaaaattttttaaatttgtacagttagaaattctcaaaatttacttcaaaaaaataaacaaatcacttaatgttacaaataaaagttttagccaaaatataaattaaaacacttaaaaataattgtttagcgtatttatttatttactaatacaaaaaaggcatttatttattgatttagatTAGTAATATGGTTGCAACACTaatttctacaaaaataaactaaaaataatagttgctatataaaaaagattatgtagcTAAGAACCGCAGCCATTTTGAAATCTCTGAAACTTCTTAAACCTTCTGGCACATGCGCACCTAAAcataaaggtgagtttccactcatccgtttttctacgggaacgggaaaggaaacggaaaaataatcacgtgagcatgcgcagttttcctttggacaaataaaaacttttattgcgcatgctcacgtgattattttttcctttcatttCCCTTTCCCTTttaaaaacggatgagtggaaactcgccttaacGCTCGTAAACGACCGTGCTTcggtcatttaagaaaaaatattaaaaaaacatgc
This window harbors:
- the LOC136077683 gene encoding uncharacterized protein LOC136077683 — translated: MSNLNQNLKKKKYSCIFNDVLQEEFSSFKKGRIDCEAECKICPSGTYISVSHKGALDLEYHLNTTKHKKCLKSVASTRPIKSFLQPKQDNLLQEKAHAAEGALAFHTVSHHQSFNSMDCVSKLHKTVYADSKIAKEVTCARTKSEAIITSVLSPQLT